One Diabrotica virgifera virgifera chromosome 3, PGI_DIABVI_V3a genomic window carries:
- the LOC126882198 gene encoding uncharacterized protein LOC126882198, whose amino-acid sequence MNITSMKICIAIEASSTDSKKNVCKFKWLQPTQSPFYYEMPAEKQLQDYHSELFRLKKVKNVLASMKSRGCFRTCTISLDDNLKVIYFDSDGDVVYQNEYLQQTLLPVYEKKEAIEQSPPLVELLQKLGDTSIPKVEKKNYKKIKDDFVLRNFDGKNVPMNS is encoded by the coding sequence ATGAATATTACATCAATGAAAATTTGTATTGCTATAGAAGCAAGCAGTACTGATAgtaagaagaatgtatgtaaatttaagtGGTTGCAGCCAACACAGTCACCTTTCTATTATGAAATGCCTGCTGAAAAGCAACTTCAAGATTATCATTCTGAACTATTTCGtctgaaaaaagtaaaaaatgttttagcatCCATGAAATCAAGAGGATGCTTTAGAACATGTACCATTTCATTAGATGATAATTTGAAAGTGATTTATTTTGATTCAGATGGTGATGTGGTTTATCAAAATGAGTACCTACAACAGACCTTATTACCAGTGTATGAGAAGAAAGAAGCGATTGAACAATCTCCACCATTAGTCGAGTTGCTCCAGAAACTTGGTGATACTAGTATACCTAAAGttgaaaagaaaaattacaaaaaaataaaagatgatTTCGTACTtcgaaattttgatggtaaaaatgttccaatgaattcatag